The following are from one region of the Corylus avellana chromosome ca1, CavTom2PMs-1.0 genome:
- the LOC132185556 gene encoding dirigent protein 22-like, whose product MACFLTFITTLYSFLIIFSTSLNTISGAFIEESSEAIAIKREEKMSQSHLHFFFHDILSGKHPSAVRIAGPPESTFDNFGNTMMIDDALTEGPEPTSKLVGRAQGFYSMAAQNDVALLMVMNFAFVEDKYNGSSISMLGRNSVLDDVREMPIVGGSGLFRNARGYAMAHTNLVDPNTGDAIVEYDVYVSNFELGAGLAI is encoded by the coding sequence ATGGCTTGTTTTCTCACTTTCATCACCACCCTTTACTCCTTCTTGATCATCTTCTCAACCTCCCTGAACACCATCAGTGGAGCTTTCATTGAGGAATCCTCTGAAGCCATAGCAATAAAGCGCGAAGAAAAGATGAGCCAGAGCCATCTCCACTTCTTCTTCCATGACATCCTCAGTGGCAAACACCCAAGTGCTGTGAGAATTGCAGGGCCACCAGAAAGCACCTTCGACAATTTCGGGAACACAATGATGATTGATGATGCACTCACCGAAGGGCCCGAGCCCACATCAAAGCTCGTTGGAAGAGCTCAAGGCTTCTACTCCATGGCTGCTCAGAACGACGTAGCTTTGCTTATGGTTATGAATTTTGCTTTCGTGGAAGATAAGTACAATGGGAGTAGCATCAGCATGCTTGGAAGAAATTCGGTGTTGGATGACGTGAGAGAAATGCCGATTGTTGGAGGTAGCGGGCTTTTCAGAAATGCTCGCGGCTACGCAATGGCGCATACAAATTTGGTGGATCCAAACACAGGGGATGCCATTGTTGAGTACGATGTTTATGTCTCCAATTTCGAGCTTGGTGCTGGTTTAGCAATATAG
- the LOC132168061 gene encoding early nodulin-like protein 5, with protein MASLFMVSCKLFLFIILSFSFNQFFFVTSTEYEVGGDHGWVVPKPKDDQMYNQWASKNRFIVNDTIQFKYKKDSVLVVTKEEYDKCHSAHPLFFSNNNDSVYILDRPGLFYFISGVAGHCQRGQKMVIKVLEPANPPQSAANDNTTTTNKSGPVDQMPPISSPLIVSFMVSFFAVLFL; from the exons ATGGCTTCTCTCTTTATGGTTTCCTGTAAACTTTTTCTCTTcataattctttctttctctttcaaccaATTCTTCTTTGTCACATCCACTGAATACGAAGTTGGTGGCGACCATGGCTGGGTTGTTCCCAAGCCTAAGGACGACCAAATGTACAACCAGTGGGCTTCCAAAAACAGGTTCATCGTTAATGACACTATTC AATTCAAGTACAAGAAAGATTCGGTTTTGGTGGTGACTAAGGAGGAGTACGACAAGTGCCATTCAGCTCATCCTCTATTCTTCTCCAACAACAATGACAGTGTCTACATATTGGACCGACCGGGCTTGTTCTATTTCATCAGTGGGGTTGCCGGACACTGCCAGAGAGGACAGAAGATGGTCATCAAAGTTCTGGAGCCAGCAAACCCGCCACAATCGGCGGCTAACGACAACACGACAACAACGAATAAGAGTGGTCCAGTTGATCAGATGCCTCCCATTTCTTCTCCACTTATCGTGTCGTTCATGGTGTCTTTCTTTGCGGTTCTTTTCCTTTGA
- the LOC132191533 gene encoding dirigent protein 21-like, which produces MYAKRMEKTTHLHFYFHDILAGTNPTAIRIVKPPNNSVGGFGTTYMIDDWLTEGLEPTSKAVGRAQGMYAVASQHDLGLLMVINFAFLEGKYNGSALSILGRNPVLHSVREMPIVGGSGVFRLARGYALAKTVRFNPKTGDAVVEYNVSVLHF; this is translated from the coding sequence ATGTATGCAAAACGTATGGAGAAAACAACCCACTTGCACTTCTATTTCCATGACATCCTAGCCGGCACAAACCCGACTGCCATTAGAATTGTCAAGCCACCAAACAACTCAGTAGGTGGCTTTGGAACTACTTATATGATAGACGACTGGCTGACGGAAGGGCTGGAGCCAACTTCAAAGGCAGTGGGAAGAGCTCAGGGAATGTATGCTGTTGCTTCTCAACATGACCTTGGGTTGCTTATGGTGATCAATTTTGCTTTCTTAGAAGGTAAGTATAATGGAAGTGCCCTTAGCATTCTTGGGCGTAATCCTGTTCTTCATTCTGTCAGGGAAATGCCGATTGTCGGAGGCAGCGGCGTTTTCCGATTAGCTCGTGGCTATGCTTTGGCAAAAACAGTGAGATTCAATCCAAAAACTGGAGATGCTGTGGTTGAATACAATGTCTCTGTCTTGCACTTCTGA
- the LOC132185566 gene encoding dirigent protein 22-like yields the protein MASFHNFITTLYSFLIFSASLNTITGAFVEEVSKARVINREEKTTHLHFFFHDVLGGNHPTALRIAGPPESTISDFGNTMIIDNALTEEADPTSKLVGRAQGLYSMASQNDVAFLMVVNFAFMEDKYKGSSISMIGRNPVANDVREMPIVGGSGLFRNSRGYALAHTNGLDPSTGNAIVEYNVYVSNFELAATANTATANAVDASLATREYLPWQYFFILFFFGLYYIVI from the coding sequence ATGGCTTCTTTTCACAATTTCATCACCACCCTTTACTCCTTCCTCATCTTCTCAGCCTCCCTGAACACCATCACCGGAGCTTTCGTTGAAGAAGTCTCAAAAGCCAGGGTTATAAATCGTGAAGAAAAGACGACCCACCTCCACTTCTTCTTCCATGATGTCCTCGGTGGCAATCACCCAACTGCTCTGAGAATTGCAGGGCCACCAGAAAGCACCATTTCCGATTTCGGGAACACGATGATTATTGATAATGCGCTCACAGAGGAAGCAGATCCCACGTCGAAGCTGGTTGGAAGAGCTCAAGGCTTGTACTCCATGGCTTCCCAGAACGATGTCGCTTTCCTTATGGTTGTGAATTTTGCTTTCATGGAAGATAAGTATAAAGGGAGTAGCATCAGCATGATCGGAAGAAATCCAGTGGCTAATGACGTGAGAGAAATGCCGATTGTTGGAGGTAGTGGGCTTTTCAGGAATTCTCGCGGCTATGCTTTGGCGCATACAAATGGGCTGGATCCAAGCACAGGAAATGCCATTGTTGAGTACAATGTTTATGTCTCCAATTTCGAGCTCGCTGCTACTGCTAATACTGCTACTGCTAACGCGGTTGATGCTAGCTTAGCGACACGGGAATATTTGCCATGgcaatatttctttattttatttttctttggtttataTTACATTGTTATTTGA
- the LOC132167888 gene encoding dirigent protein 22-like, with translation MASFHNFITTLYSFLIFSASLNTITGAFVEEISKARVINREEKTTHLHFFFHDVLAGNHPTALRIAGPPESTISDFGNTMIIDNALTEEADPTSKLVGRAQGLYSMASQNDVAFLMVVNFAFMEDKYKGSSISMIGRNPVANDVREMPIVGGSGLFRNSRGYALAHTNGLDPSTGNAIVEYNVYVSNFELAATANTATANAVDASLATREYLPWQYFFILFFFGLYYIVI, from the coding sequence ATGGCTTCTTTTCACAATTTCATCACCACCCTTTACTCCTTCCTCATCTTCTCAGCCTCCCTGAACACCATCACCGGAGCTTTCGTTGAAGAAATCTCAAAAGCCAGGGTAATAAATCGTGAAGAAAAGACGACCCACCTCCACTTCTTCTTCCATGATGTCCTCGCTGGCAATCACCCAACTGCTCTGAGAATTGCAGGGCCACCAGAAAGCACCATTAGCGATTTCGGGAACACGATGATTATTGATAATGCGCTCACAGAGGAAGCAGATCCCACGTCGAAGCTGGTTGGAAGAGCTCAAGGCTTGTACTCCATGGCTTCCCAGAACGATGTCGCTTTCCTTATGGTTGTGAATTTTGCTTTCATGGAAGATAAGTATAAAGGGAGTAGCATCAGCATGATCGGAAGAAATCCAGTGGCTAATGACGTGAGAGAAATGCCGATTGTTGGAGGTAGTGGGCTTTTCAGGAATTCTCGCGGCTATGCTTTGGCGCATACAAATGGGCTGGATCCAAGCACAGGAAATGCCATTGTTGAGTACAATGTTTATGTCTCCAATTTCGAGCTCGCTGCTACTGCTAATACTGCTACTGCTAACGCGGTTGATGCTAGCTTAGCGACACGGGAATATTTGCCATGgcaatatttctttattttatttttctttggtttataTTACATTGTTATTTGA
- the LOC132191520 gene encoding scarecrow-like protein 3 gives MSMDDGSPTTSLHFPWMALSPELGLPYNWLRYMESEQRGLYLLHLLEACANQVAVGSIDNANISLEQISHLASTDGDTTQRIAAYFTEAFADRMLKRWRGLHKALNSTKISSLQEEMSVRRLFYELCPFLRLAHEITNQAIIEAMEGEKMVHIIDLYSSEPEQWRNLLHTLSHRPEGPPHLRITGIHKHKEVLDQMALMLKEEADKLNIPFRFNPIVSKLEDLDLETLRVNTGEALAISSVLQLHSLLATDEEVLRRNSPLVSKKARKVFQMDPRTFREFLEKDPVTMHMANPDPTSTLSPLSLSASPKMGSFLSALWGLSPKLMVITEQEANHGSTLIERVRGALNFYAALFDSLESAASRASIERQKVEKMLFGEEIKNIIACEGAERKERHETLEKWILRLELAGFGRVPLSYHGRLQACRLLQGYGYNGYNIKEENGCLVICWQECPLFSVSAWRFRRYD, from the coding sequence ATGTCAATGGACGACGGATCTCCCACAACTTCACTCCACTTTCCCTGGATGGCACTATCTCCTGAGTTAGGATTACCATACAACTGGCTCAGGTATATGGAATCTGAGCAAAGGGGTCTGTATTTGCTACACCTTCTTGAAGCCTGTGCTAACCAGGTAGCTGTTGGTAGTATAGACAATGCTAATATCAGTCTGGAGCAAATTTCCCATCTTGCTTCTACTGATGGCGATACAACGCAGCGAATTGCTGCATACTTCACCGAGGCATTTGCTGATAGGATGCTTAAACGCTGGCGTGGTCTGCATAAAGCCCTGAATTCGACGAAAATATCGTCACTCCAAGAGGAAATGAGTGTTCGAAGACTCTTCTATGAGCTGTGCCCCTTCTTAAGGCTTGCACATGAAATCACAAACCAGGCCATTATAGAAGCTATGGAGGGGGAGAAGATGGTTCATATTATCGATCTCTATTCATCTGAGCCTGAGCAGTGGAGAAATCTTCTTCATACTTTGAGTCATCGGCCAGAAGGCCCACCCCATTTGAGAATCACAGGTATTCATAAACACAAAGAGGTATTGGATCAAATGGCTCTAATGTTGAAGGAAGAAGCTGACAAATTGAACATCCCATTTCGATTCAATCCTATTGTAAGCAAATTAGAGGATCTCGATCTTGAAACTTTGCGTGTTAATACTGGAGAAGCTCTTGCAATCAGCTCTGTACTTCAGCTACATTCTCTCTTGGCTACTGACGAGGAAGTGCTCAGAAGGAACTCGCCTTTGGTGTCAAAGAAGGCGCGGAAAGTTTTCCAAATGGATCCACGGACTTTTCGAGAGTTCCTTGAGAAGGATCCGGTCACAATGCATATGGCCAATCCTGATCCCACCTCCACATTATCCCCATTATCTCTAAGTGCTTCCCCAAAAATGGGGAGCTTTCTAAGTGCTCTTTGGGGCCTCTCACCGAAACTGATGGTGATAACTGAGCAGGAAGCAAACCATGGTTCCACATTAATAGAGAGAGTTAGAGGAGCATTGAATTTCTATGCTGCCCTGTTTGATTCTTTGGAGTCTGCTGCATCAAGAGCATCAATTGAGCGACAAAAGGTTGAAAAGATGCTTTTTGGAGAGGAAATTAAAAACATCATAGCATGTGAGGGAGCCGAGAGAAAGGAGAGGCATGAGACGCTTGAGAAATGGATTTTAAGGCTTGAGTTGGCCGGTTTTGGTAGGGTGCCTTTGAGCTATCATGGTAGGTTGCAAGCCTGTAGGCTGTTGCAGGGCTATGGTTATAATGGGTATAATATCAAAGAAGAGAATGGATGTTTGGTTATCTGCTGGCAAGAATGCCCCCTCTTTTCAGTCTCCGCCTGGAGGTTTAGAAGGTATGACTGA